A single genomic interval of Caldisericota bacterium harbors:
- a CDS encoding biotin/lipoate A/B protein ligase family protein: MIRIIETNENDGAMNMAIDEALLIIERERGFPPALRVYKFVPPTLSIGYFQKMEKEVNFAHCKELGIGYVRRPTGGRAVLHDRELTYSVTMAHPHSILEMNLLDSFHYLCEGIIEAISLLGGNAYFSDREDNEISSPSCFAAPTFSDILLNGKKVVGSAQRRNDCGLLQHGSILYHVDLEQIFYCFNLDENARKRLVELSKKKISSLSDELNKEITFDVIKVALKRGMEKITNETLVPTELTKDEKNLAEKLYHEKYNTYKWNFKR, encoded by the coding sequence ATGATAAGAATTATTGAAACGAATGAAAATGATGGGGCGATGAATATGGCAATTGATGAGGCGCTCCTTATTATAGAAAGAGAAAGGGGCTTCCCACCGGCGCTTCGCGTGTATAAATTTGTCCCACCGACACTTTCTATTGGTTATTTCCAAAAAATGGAAAAAGAAGTAAACTTTGCCCATTGTAAGGAGTTAGGCATTGGTTATGTCAGGAGGCCTACAGGAGGCAGGGCAGTGTTGCATGATAGGGAGCTGACATATAGCGTAACTATGGCGCACCCTCATAGTATTTTGGAGATGAATCTTCTCGATTCTTTTCATTATCTCTGTGAAGGTATTATAGAGGCAATAAGTTTACTTGGAGGAAATGCGTATTTTTCTGATAGGGAGGACAACGAGATATCTTCTCCTTCATGTTTTGCTGCACCGACATTTTCGGATATTTTATTGAACGGCAAAAAAGTTGTAGGTTCTGCACAGAGGAGGAATGATTGTGGCTTATTGCAGCACGGTTCAATCCTTTATCATGTCGATCTTGAGCAAATATTTTATTGTTTTAACCTGGATGAGAATGCAAGAAAAAGACTTGTGGAATTATCCAAAAAGAAAATTTCATCACTTTCTGATGAATTGAATAAGGAAATTACGTTTGATGTGATAAAAGTTGCTCTTAAAAGAGGAATGGAAAAGATTACGAACGAAACACTGGTTCCTACTGAGCTTACAAAGGATGAAAAAAATTTAGCAGAAAAATTATATCACGAAAAATATAATACTTATAAATGGAATTTTAAAAGATGA